The DNA window TTCCTTTAATGGTGAAGTCTGCCTGCTGCTCATAGTCCACTGGCCTTACAGGCAGGGCTTTAAAGTGCACATTTGCGACTAAATATTTAGCTGTGCGACCTCAACCTGGAGTTTTACACCAGTGCAACAAAATAAATAACTTCATTTTATTTGTATAATTTTTGTAATAAGGCTTCTCGTTTCCCCGAGTCCAGATTCGTTAGCGTCATGCTTACACCATTAATACAGCAAAAACTGCTTGATTCTAGCCCAAACAGTTCAAAAGAGCTAACCCATATTATCAGTGCAacgtttgttgttttttgtcacagGTTGGGAGGCCGCATTTtacattcataaaccatgtcGCGGGACGTTTTAAAACTACTTGCGGACTGCATTTGTTTTAcaccttgttcagtcatgtttgatacctcattagctagctaacaacctgaaAACAGTATATCCAAACATTTGGGGGCACAGAAAGGAAAAGGGATAGCTTCTTCAGGAGATCCATGATCATAACAATGAACAAATGATGTCTTGCATGTCATCACAAACTTGATGCTCTTAAAGAGACGGTGTACAACATTAAATGTTAGTGAATTTACATTATGTAGAGACCTAATATTCCATAAATGACTTAATTTTAATGAGGTATTTATGTCAACATTTTTgcttttaataataaaaaaagtgTTTACAGGGTTTCATATTCGTTTCTAGGGCACAACATGTGCTTTAGAAGTAGCTAGGCTATACTGTATCTTAACCAATTTTAAAAATCACATTTCTGGTGTTCCTACATTTTTAAAGTTAGTTTAGAGCCCTGCTTACTCACAACCAAGGTTGAGGCATGTTATTATGTTGATTTTAAGGATGAGAGCTAACGGTCGATGTGTAAAAGAGCGCCTCACCACCACCATCTGATGCCTTAACTCCCATAGGGGGCATGGGGCCGACAGGATTCTGATTGCAAAGGAAGATGAGATGGCCTATGTAACGGTCCTGTAATCTGAGAGACATAATTACAGGATACTCTGTCAGTCATTTTGCTAGCTGAGATCTGTTGAGATTTACAGTTTGGGACTCGACTGACAGGCTGACTGAATGATATAATTTGTCTGTTTTGAGTTTGATAGAGACTGTACGTCTGCTCTGTTCTTTTCCCATCTGCTCGTGGGTGCGTTACAGTCCCCTCAGTCTCTGGCTGCCATGACGGAAACATGATCTGTCTATTATCCCGGTTTTCTGAAGTGGAAATGTATCCATTATTTTTGCGGTGAAGCGAGGACACTCTCTTCGAGTCCCTTTCAGTTCTAGGGCAAGACGCTAGTGCTGCCCCACTCCCTAAATACATGTTTGTCATCTCTAACTCCAAGCTCTCCGTGTCCAGGGATCTACTCCTCCTATTTAAGGCCAAAGGACTCAGCAGAGGAGCCAGTGGACTCGACCGATTGACTTGTGTAAGGCTAAGGTGACGTGGCAGGCTGGCAATTCCCCAAGTATTATTGAGACTCTGTTCAAGGAGGTCAAACATACGTAAGTCACATTCAGCAAACGCATCCTTTTGCAGGTAGCTTTCTTCAAACACTTCATAAGGCGACGTGATGTATTCCTCCTCCATTACCATATCCATCTGCTGGTCACATTCCCCCTCGTTATCCATGTCCACGACATCAAATGTGACAATGGCTGGGAGGGCTTGCATGTTTTGGGCAAAGGGAGAGTTTGACTCAGAGCCTCCCATGCTTTCAGTTGAATTACTATAAACATGTGATTGTTTTGTGAAGTCCACTAGAGCTTGGGAGAAGCAAACTGTCTGGTCATCCTCCAAGTCATTCTTTGTTTTAGATAGATCATGATTTCCTCTTAACCGTGGGGACTGTGGCTTGTTTTGCTCAGAGTCAATTTCTTGTGATTGACATGTTGAGGTAAAGGTGCCAAAAACGGCATCTGACAATTTAGGGTTGCCAAGCATTTTCTCCCTATTCCCAGTTAGCCTGTCCTCTTCAATTAGACCCGTTTCAGGAGCGAACACAGCATTTACATCTTCACCACCACACTGAGCTGACATGTCTAAAAACTCAAGTGGATCAGAGACGGGCAGCTTAGCTTTTTCAAAAGGTGGACTGATAAGACTGTCATCAGGCTCAAAAAGCTCATACAGTGCATCGCCACTATAACTGTCCCTTGGTAGTCTATCGGTCCTGATCCTGTCAACTTTGTCACGTCCGTCTTCATCTTGTCCTGGGGTGGTAGAGTCATAGTAACCCTCATCGCTGTTAGGAACTGACACTTGATTTTCACTCTGTGGGGTCATCACATCCGAAGATGTAAGGGTGGTCTCTGTAACTCCAAGAGCACCATTGCTGTTGATGCTGATGTCCATGGTATAGGAGCTAGATGGCTCTTCAGGTGTCATCCTAGGACTTTCACTGTGCTCTAGAAAGTCTTCTTCGTGGCTGTGGGTATAGCAAGCGTCCTCTGCAACCTCATTTTCCCAGAGGTCGTGGAGATAATCCCCGTCCACCTTA is part of the Oncorhynchus clarkii lewisi isolate Uvic-CL-2024 chromosome 10, UVic_Ocla_1.0, whole genome shotgun sequence genome and encodes:
- the LOC139418418 gene encoding APC membrane recruitment protein 1-like — protein: MEHCDGNEPASGCEQTAMGDQDSQTEVKPPSDISDAVPLEHQPSGKLRRTALRFFGGRKSICVLPNFFGGRNKNLNKWSSKKGVSKSKTHDGLSKADWEDSLGIGYVPAGYFEYHNQKDTTGKACREFGHPTGDQKSFSLPRQKKGLRELFNSIRRRRKNRNCDFEKNEMVANSHVCNKEVPIAQTIIDQNDMECLGSLSESNVPVLANVDDCLTIAPECINVDVIVSEKDLVKQGSLDSLIGELKKGEDMVETLHINTEPDSFPKTNLESIVNVQLPTGSSQMSLMFGDVASLKSFDSLTGCGDIIADQDDDSIADSQGSVSAERSRNAGKRSSCYVTYQGGGEEMATPVKVDGDYLHDLWENEVAEDACYTHSHEEDFLEHSESPRMTPEEPSSSYTMDISINSNGALGVTETTLTSSDVMTPQSENQVSVPNSDEGYYDSTTPGQDEDGRDKVDRIRTDRLPRDSYSGDALYELFEPDDSLISPPFEKAKLPVSDPLEFLDMSAQCGGEDVNAVFAPETGLIEEDRLTGNREKMLGNPKLSDAVFGTFTSTCQSQEIDSEQNKPQSPRLRGNHDLSKTKNDLEDDQTVCFSQALVDFTKQSHVYSNSTESMGGSESNSPFAQNMQALPAIVTFDVVDMDNEGECDQQMDMVMEEEYITSPYEVFEESYLQKDAFAECDLRMFDLLEQSLNNTWGIASLPRHLSLTQVNRSSPLAPLLSPLALNRRSRSLDTESLELEMTNMYLGSGAALASCPRTERDSKRVSSLHRKNNGYISTSENRDNRQIMFPSWQPETEGTVTHPRADGKRTEQTYSLYQTQNRQIISFSQPVSRVPNCKSQQISASKMTDRVSCNYVSQITGPLHRPSHLPLQSESCRPHAPYGS